In one Candidatus Obscuribacterales bacterium genomic region, the following are encoded:
- a CDS encoding transglutaminaseTgpA domain-containing protein codes for MTRPTATAPANAPTQDPSRLEQWIRRSPFGPLWERLAAMPRPRPEESIPLRVLVQAMVTVGILATDVAAADVADPLWISAWAIPASIVGAWWSWRQRHKRNTSTQFSIAIAMLLALAIFLFNIARGQVDTRLALAELLIHLQVLHSFDQPRRKDLGYSMVIGLILIGVAGTISQTLAFAPLLLIFVAIALPVLVLDYRSQLGLTSRRMKTLTLNFSLRRWSTLVLVVVGLGLAIFVALPRFPGYQLRTFPVSSPIQFEGQ; via the coding sequence ACCGCAACGGCTCCCGCTAACGCACCGACCCAAGACCCTTCAAGACTCGAACAATGGATTCGGCGATCGCCCTTTGGCCCCCTGTGGGAACGCCTCGCCGCTATGCCCCGCCCGCGGCCGGAAGAATCAATTCCGCTGCGGGTTTTGGTACAGGCTATGGTGACAGTGGGCATTTTGGCGACCGATGTGGCGGCGGCGGATGTGGCAGATCCGCTGTGGATCAGTGCCTGGGCTATTCCTGCCAGTATCGTGGGGGCTTGGTGGAGCTGGCGGCAGCGCCATAAACGCAATACCTCGACTCAATTTAGTATTGCGATCGCCATGCTCTTGGCTCTTGCCATCTTTTTGTTCAACATTGCTCGGGGGCAGGTAGATACGCGTCTAGCCCTAGCGGAACTGTTGATCCACCTGCAGGTGCTGCATAGTTTTGACCAACCTCGGCGCAAAGACTTGGGCTATTCCATGGTGATTGGGCTAATTCTGATTGGCGTGGCGGGTACGATTAGCCAAACCCTGGCTTTTGCACCACTGCTGCTGATTTTTGTAGCGATCGCTCTGCCGGTGTTGGTATTAGACTATCGTTCCCAGTTAGGGCTCACCAGTCGTCGCATGAAGACCCTAACGCTGAATTTTTCCCTGCGCCGCTGGAGCACCTTAGTATTGGTCGTGGTTGGGCTGGGTCTGGCGATTTTTGTCGCCCTACCACGTTTTCCGGGGTACCAACTGCGCACCTTCCCGGTCAGTTCTCCCATCCAGTTTGAAGGACAGTT